The following are encoded together in the Kribbella voronezhensis genome:
- the mraZ gene encoding division/cell wall cluster transcriptional repressor MraZ, with product MFLGTHFPKLDDKGRLFLPAKFRDELAEGLVITRGQERSLFVWPEAEFVQLTEQLKQAPITNKGARDYLRMLFAGASNEVPDKQGRVTIPPMLRDYAGLDRDCVVIGAMNRVEIWNTESWNRYSAEQEQAFADLSEEVLPGIF from the coding sequence GTGTTCCTCGGAACGCACTTCCCCAAGCTCGACGACAAGGGCCGACTGTTCCTACCGGCGAAGTTCCGGGACGAGCTGGCGGAGGGTCTGGTGATCACTCGTGGACAGGAGCGGTCGCTGTTCGTGTGGCCCGAAGCGGAGTTCGTCCAGCTGACCGAGCAGTTGAAGCAGGCTCCGATCACCAACAAAGGTGCCCGGGACTACCTGCGGATGTTGTTCGCCGGCGCCTCGAACGAGGTGCCGGACAAACAAGGCCGGGTCACCATCCCGCCGATGCTGCGCGATTACGCGGGACTGGATCGCGACTGTGTCGTCATCGGGGCGATGAACAGGGTGGAGATCTGGAACACGGAGAGCTGGAACCGGTACTCCGCGGAGCAGGAGCAGGCATTCGCCGACCTGTCCGAGGAGGTCCTGCCCGGCATCTTCTGA